The genomic window GTGACAGCCCCTCCGTCCAGCCATACCGGATGTAATGCGCTTCAGGGGTCATGCCCCGGGCGGCAAGATAAGTTTCAAGATATGCCGTATCCCTGGATGCCCAGTCCGGAGACTGTGCCTGCAAAGCTGTCAGTTTGGCATTTAAATAAAACGTTTTGTCAAATCCGGGTATTCTCATGGTTTTATCGTTTCTGGCAACGGGTGAATCATTTAAGTACAATCGGCTGCGGTTCGTTCATTGACATCTTTGGTGGTTTTTTATACATAAAGACACAATTTGCCTGAAAAGTAAACCGATCAGACCCGACACCATGAAAGGCAACAATGCATCAAACTTCCTGCAATAATCTCAATAAGCTCACGGAAGAACTGGACAAACAGCGCTCTTTTTTTCCTGTGCCGGGCTGTGTCATCCTCTATAACCCGGACATGTCCGTGATCCGGAACATGCTGTCATATATCGATTTTGTCGACAGACTGTATGTTATGGACAACAGCGACAGAGATGTTTCAGAAGTGGTGGACGCGGTTCTAAAACTGCCAAAGGTCTGGTATGTCTCCATGGACGGTAACCAGGGCGTTGCAAAAGCGTTGAATGCCGCGTCGTCTCTGGCAATTTCCCATCAATACGCGTGGATGATCTGTTTTGACCAGGATTCCCGGCTGACAGAGAATATCCTGGTCAAACTGCGTCAATGTCTGGACCGGTATGATAAAAACAGGGTCGGTATGATCTGTGCCAGATACACAAAAAAAGACCGGTATGTCGAAGCCGGTGGAGACCGGTGCAACGAGCTTCTGGTCTCTATTACGGCCGGCAGCATGATGAATCTGACCGTGTTCAGGAAAATGGGACCTTTCATGGACAAACTGTTCATTGATCATGTGGATCATGAGTACTGCCTTCGATTGCGGCGGCATGGATATAAAATCGTTCAGGTCAACCATGCATTCATCTGCCATCAGCCGGGAGACAGCCGGGGATATCTGATCTGCCGCAGTTCGAACCATTCCCCTTTCCGGCGGTATTTCATGACACGGAACCGGTTTTACGTGGCCTGGATGTACAAAAAAGACCTGCCCCGGTTTTATCGAACGGAGATGCTCCGGTTTGCCGGCGAAGTGGTGAAGATTCTGGCGTTTGAATCTGAGAAATTCGAAAAAATCAGGCATGTGATCATGGGGTATCAGGATTTCCGAAAAAATCGGTTCGACCGTCATCCGGGTGATTTATAGTACAATGATATCGGTCTGCATGGCAACATACAACGGGGACAAGTTTATCCTTGAGCAGATGCATGGCATTCTTTCCCAGCTGTCTGAAACCGATGAGGTGATTGTTTCGGATGACGGGTCCTGTGACAATACCTGTGCGGTCATTGAACAGATCAATGACGACCGGATACGGCTGTTTTGCCATACAGAAACAAAAGGGCCCGTAAAAAATTTTGAATTTGCCCTTCAGCAGGCAAAAGGGGAAAATATTTTTCTGGCAGATCAGGATGATATCTGGGAAAAGAACAAAATCAGTACCATGCAGACATATCTTGCAACATATGATCTGGTGGTCAGTGACTGTTCCATCATTGATTTAAAAGGCGATACATTGTATGATTCATTTTTTTTGCTGCGGCGGTCCGGCCCCGGGATTTTAAAAAACCTGTGGCGCAACGGCTATATAGGATGCTGCATGGCGTTTAAACGTCATATACTGGAACAGGCAGTTCCTTTGCCCAAAAATGTTCCCATGCATGACTGGTGGATCGGACTGGTGGCGGCATCTGTGGGCACCACATTTTTTTGTCCGGAAAAACTGGTGAGATACCGGCGGCATGTGGCAAACAGCACCCCGCTTGCCGGGCGAAGCCCGTTTGGCATCATTCAGCAGATACGGTTTCGGGTGAACCTGGCTGTGAACCTGATAAAAGTGCGGGTATCACACGGCCAAGGATAATGGAATACAAAAAAAGGCAGCAACGATTGTGAGAATATCTGACGCCCTCAGGGGCTTTTGTTTTTTTTTCCTGGATCTCTGGCAGAACCGGTCTGTCATTGTACAGCTGACAAAACGGGATTTTCAGAACAAATATCTGGGGTCTTATCTCGGACTTCCCTGGGCGTTCGTCAAACCCCTGGCCGTCATCGTGGTCATGTGGTTTGCATTTACCTATGGACTGAAAGTGGGGCGTGTGGATGAAAATGTGCCCTTTGCCATGTGGCTGATGGTGGGGATCATTCCCTGGTTCTATGTGTCTGAAAATGTGACGGGGTCGATCCACAGCCTGCAGGAATATGCGTTTCTGATCAAGAATATCAGCTTCAGGGCCAGTATCATACCACTGATCAAAATTCTGACCAATTCCGTGATCCATCTGTTTTTTATTCTGGTCATCGTTGTGATCTGTCTGGCATACGGGTATACGTTTTCCATTTACTGGATTCAGGTTTTTTACTATATGGCGTGCAGCATTGTACTCACACTTGGGATGTCCTGGTTTTTTTCCGCCCTGCAGCTGTTTGTCCGGGATATCGGTCACCTGCTTGAAGTAGCGGTTCAGCTTTTTTTCTGGGGGACCCCGATTATCTGGTCCTACAGGATGCTGCCGGAGAAGTATGTCATTTTTTTGAAACTGAATC from Desulfotignum phosphitoxidans DSM 13687 includes these protein-coding regions:
- a CDS encoding glycosyltransferase; translation: MATYNGDKFILEQMHGILSQLSETDEVIVSDDGSCDNTCAVIEQINDDRIRLFCHTETKGPVKNFEFALQQAKGENIFLADQDDIWEKNKISTMQTYLATYDLVVSDCSIIDLKGDTLYDSFFLLRRSGPGILKNLWRNGYIGCCMAFKRHILEQAVPLPKNVPMHDWWIGLVAASVGTTFFCPEKLVRYRRHVANSTPLAGRSPFGIIQQIRFRVNLAVNLIKVRVSHGQG
- a CDS encoding ABC transporter permease, translating into MRISDALRGFCFFFLDLWQNRSVIVQLTKRDFQNKYLGSYLGLPWAFVKPLAVIVVMWFAFTYGLKVGRVDENVPFAMWLMVGIIPWFYVSENVTGSIHSLQEYAFLIKNISFRASIIPLIKILTNSVIHLFFILVIVVICLAYGYTFSIYWIQVFYYMACSIVLTLGMSWFFSALQLFVRDIGHLLEVAVQLFFWGTPIIWSYRMLPEKYVIFLKLNPVFYLVEGYRNTFIYKVWFFEDWRTSVYFWCVMTGVLIAGALVFKKLKPHFADVL
- a CDS encoding glycosyltransferase family 2 protein; its protein translation is MHQTSCNNLNKLTEELDKQRSFFPVPGCVILYNPDMSVIRNMLSYIDFVDRLYVMDNSDRDVSEVVDAVLKLPKVWYVSMDGNQGVAKALNAASSLAISHQYAWMICFDQDSRLTENILVKLRQCLDRYDKNRVGMICARYTKKDRYVEAGGDRCNELLVSITAGSMMNLTVFRKMGPFMDKLFIDHVDHEYCLRLRRHGYKIVQVNHAFICHQPGDSRGYLICRSSNHSPFRRYFMTRNRFYVAWMYKKDLPRFYRTEMLRFAGEVVKILAFESEKFEKIRHVIMGYQDFRKNRFDRHPGDL